GGGCGGGCACCGCCGGGGCCGCGTCGCCGTGGTCCCCGGCCGCCACGTCGACCTCCGCCGAGCCGTCCACGCCGGGCAGCCGCCAGGAGCGGCGGTGGTGGACGCACGGGCCGTGGCGGCGCAGGGCGGCGGCGTGCTCGGGCGCCGAGTAGCCCTTGTTGACGGCCCACCCGTAGCGGTCCTCGCGGACGGCGAGGTCGGTCATGAGCCCGTCGCGCTCGACCTTGGCGAGCACGCTCGCGGCGGCGACGGCGGCGCACGACAGGTCGGCCTTGATGCGGGTCCGCACCTGCCACGGGTCGACGCGCGGCGCCCCGCGCGGCACGGGCGTGGAGAGCCAGTCGTGGTTGCCGTCGAGCAGCAGGAGGGCGGGGCCGTCCCCGCCGGTGACGGCCGTGACGGCCGGCGCGGCGAGGGCCCGGCGGCCGGCGAGCCGCAGCGCCCGCACGATGCCGAGCGCGTCGACCTCGCCCGCGCTGGCGTGCCCCACGGCGCCCGCGACGGCCCACCGCCGCAGCCGCGGCACGAGCGCCCGCCGCGCCTCGGGCAGGAGGAGCTTGGAGTCGCGCAGGCCGGTCGGCGCGGTCCGGGTGGTGGCGTCGACGACGACGACCCCGACCGTCACGGGGCCGGCGAGGGCCCCGCGGCCCACCTCGTCGACG
The genomic region above belongs to Pseudokineococcus lusitanus and contains:
- a CDS encoding ribonuclease HII; translated protein: MSPTDGGRPARPRGDAAAARGRAPSLRVERALLREGHLLVAGVDEVGRGALAGPVTVGVVVVDATTRTAPTGLRDSKLLLPEARRALVPRLRRWAVAGAVGHASAGEVDALGIVRALRLAGRRALAAPAVTAVTGGDGPALLLLDGNHDWLSTPVPRGAPRVDPWQVRTRIKADLSCAAVAAASVLAKVERDGLMTDLAVREDRYGWAVNKGYSAPEHAAALRRHGPCVHHRRSWRLPGVDGSAEVDVAAGDHGDAAPAVPAQGRGDADRADARRGADDPAASGRMGAVTPAGRPAPSAWERAE